A part of Vulpes lagopus strain Blue_001 chromosome 4, ASM1834538v1, whole genome shotgun sequence genomic DNA contains:
- the LOC121489444 gene encoding non-structural maintenance of chromosomes element 3 homolog — protein MLQKPRSRGRPSSQADRDKDWGRGAAEEAPSTSRGAGGSQEARGAASQSARRAEASPEVGPRSQQQLELKVAELVQFLLIKDQKKIPIKRTDILKHVIGDYKDVFPDLLRLAAERLEYVFGYKLVELEPKSNTYILINTLEPVEEDAEVRGDQGTPTTGLLMIVLGLIFMKGNTIKETEVWDFLRRLGVYPTKKHLVFGDPKKLITEEFVRQRYLEYRRIPHTDPVDYEFQWGPRTNLETSKMKVLKFVAKVHNQDPKDWPAQYCEALADEEARARPETGGPAPSS, from the coding sequence ATGTTGCAGAAGCCGAGGAGCCGGGGCCGCCCTAGCTCCCAGGCGGACAGGGACAAGGACTGGGGCCGCGGCGCCGCCGAGGAGGCCCCGAGCACCTCCCGCGGGGCGGGCGGCTCCCAGGAGGCCCGGGGCGCGGCGTCGCAGAGCGCCCGCCGGGCCGAGGCCTCCCCCGAGGTCGGGCCCCGGTCCCAGCAGCAGCTGGAGCTGAAGGTGGCCGAGCTGGTGCAGTTCTTGCTGATTAAGGACCAGAAGAAGATCCCGATCAAGCGCACCGACATTCTGAAGCACGTCATTGGGGACTACAAGGACGTCTTCCCCGACCTGCTGAGACTGGCTGCCGAGCGCCTCGAGTACGTCTTCGGGTACAAGCTGGTGGAGCTGGAACCCAAGAGCAATActtacatcctcatcaacaccctGGAGCCGGTGGAGGAGGATGCCGAGGTGAGAGGCGACCAGGGCACGCCCACCACCGGCCTCCTCATGATTGTTTTGGGTCTCATCTTTATGAAGGGCAACACCATCAAGGAAACGGAGGTCTGGGACTTCCTGCGTCGCCTAGGGGTGTACCCCACAAAGAAGCACTTGGTTTTCGGGGACCCAAAGAAACTTATTACGGAAGAGTTTGTGCGGCAGCGTTACCTGGAGTACCGGCGGATACCCCACACCGATCCTGTAGACTATGAGTTCCAGTGGGGGCCCCGAACCAACCTGGAAACCAGCAAGATGAAAGTCCTTAAGTTTGTGGCCAAAGTCCATAATCAGGACCCCAAGGACTGGCCAGCACAGTACTGTGAGGCTTTGGCAGATGAGGAGGCCAGAGCCAGACCTGAGACAGGtggcccagccccctcctcttGA